AGGTGGGGGGGTCGGAACGGGCCTGGGTGATGTACCGGATTCCCAGCTTCATATTCGGGTTGCGGGAGGAAAACTGTTCCGCGAGGTCCGGGACGAACAGGTTGTTCAGCGTCCCGGTCGGGACCCTCACCTTGCGCGCCGCGCCGGCCTGGTCCACCAGGTCGAAGATCTTCGACACCCTCTGGCCCGTAACGGCCGACACCGTGATGATGGGGGCGAAGGAAAGGTATTTCATCCGCCGCTCCACCGAGGCGCGGAAGGTCTCGAGCGTATGCGTGTCCTTCCCCTCGACGAGGTCCCATTTGTTGAGGACGATGATGACCGAGCAGCCCGATTCCAGGGCATACCCCCCGATGGCGGCGTCGAGCTTGGTCACCCCCTCCTCCGCGTCGAGGAGCAGCAGCGCCACGTCGGCGTCCCGGAGGCTCTTCTGCGCCATGACGACGCTGATCTTTTCGGCCAGCCCCTCGGTCTTCCCCTTGCGCCGGATCCCGGCGGTGTCGACGATCCGGTAGCGCCTCCCCTCCCGCCGGACCAGGGTGTCCACGGAGTCCCTCGTGGTGCCGGGGATATCGGTCACGATCGAGCGTTCGAACCCCAGCATGCGGTTGACGAGCGACGACTTCCCCACGTTGGGCCGCCCCACCACCGCGATCCGGACCTCCTCCTCCGCGGCCGGTTCCTCCGGCCCCTCGCCCGCCCGGGCCATGACGGCGTCGACGAGGTCGCCGAGGCCGCGCGAGTGCTCGGCCGAGACCGGGAACACTCCCGCGGTCCCGAAGGCGTAAAAGGGGGCGGCGTAGGCCTCGAGCTCCGGCCCGTCGATCTTGTTGACGACCGTGAAAACGGGCTTCCCCGTCTTGCGCAGCATCGGCAGGAGCTGCTCGTCCAGGGGGGTGACCCCCGCCCGGCCGTCCACCACCAGGAGCACCAGGGCCGATTCGCGGATGGCCGCCTCCACCTGCCTGAGGATCCCGCCCGGGATCAGGGCCTGGGCCTCGGGGATCAGCCCCCCGGTGTCCAGGACCGAGACCGCCTTCCCCCCGCTCCGGGCCACGCCGTAGATACGGTCTCGCGTGATCCCCGGCTCGTCCCCGACGATGGAGCGGCGGGAACCGCAGAGCCGGTTGAAGAGGGTGGATTTGCCCACATTGGGGCGGCCGACGATGGCAACTTGAAACATAGGCACTTCACACTTTCGGCTTTCCCGGAGGGAAGGCGCTGAACCGGTCAATCTTCAATGTCCACACACTATAACCGAAAGGACCCCGGCGAAACCATAGCTCAATGCGGGCGCAATCCCCCCCTGGGCCGCCCTGGAGCCCTAAAAGCCGCCCGGACGGCCGGGAACCACCAGCGGGAAGCGCGACGGCGCCAGGGCTATCTCAAGGGGGAGGTGCCCGGCGAGTTCGCCGTCGGTCTCGACCGGGACCGCGGAGGGGCCTTCGATCCGCGCGCTCCGGGTCCGGACCCGGAGGATCCAGTCCCTCCCGCCCGCCGTCCCGAGCCAGGCCTGGAGGAGAAAGAGCGCCAGCCCCGCCCGGTGCACCCCCTGGATGAGGAGCAGGTCGAGCAGCCCGTCCCCCATATCGGCCTCCGGGCAGAAACAGAGCCCCCCGCCGTAGCTCCTGGCGTTGCAGACAAGGCAGCTGGTCGCCGGCCAGGTGCCGCCGTCGGTCCTGACATCGAACTCGGGGAACGGGTATCGCAGGAGGCACTCCGCCGCCGCCACGACGTAGGCTCCCATTCCCAGGGCCGACTTCAGCCGGGGGCGCGCCCGGGCGACGGCCGAGGCGTCGAAGCCGATCCCGGCGACGAAGAGGAACCGGCGGTCGGCCCCCCGGCGCAATTCCCCCAGGTCCACCCGCCGCACGTTGAGCCCGAGCGCGACGCGGAGGGCCCGGACCGGATCCAGGGGGAGCCCCAGTTCCCGCGCCATGACGTTGGCCGTCCCGCCGGGAAGGATCGCCAGGGGGAAGGGGGGGTCGGGGAGGCAGGAGACCACTTCGTTGATCGTGCCGTCGCCGCCGCACACGGCCAGGAGATCCGGGGGGCCGTGGAGCAGTTGCCGCGCCAGCCGCCCGGCGTCGAGCCGGTCACGGGTCGGGAGGAGGGTAGGCTCCCACCCGGGGTATTCCCACCGCTCGAGGCTCCCGCGGATCTTCGCGTATGCGCGGCCGCCCCCGGCGACGGGGTTGGCGATGATGGCCAGTCTCATCGTGGACCCGAATATGTGTTTACGGCAAAACCGGAGGGAGAAGCGATCAGCGGCCGAGGGGGATCGTCAGCCCGGCGGAAAGCTCCAGCATGTCGAGCGTATTCGTGACCGCCCCCGCCCGGATGCCGCGCAGGTCGAACCTCAGCCCCACGGGTCCCACGAGGCGCGGCAGCTTCACGCCTCCGCCGTAGTTGACGGCGAACCGGGTCCCGACCGGCCTGGGCGCGTCCCCGTACTGCCGGAGGAAGCCCACCCCCGCGGTGAGAAACGGGACCGCGCGCCGCACCCTCACGGGGATGTCGAGGATGAGGTTGCTGTTGAACGCCACCCCCCGGGTGTCCCCTCCCGCGGAGGCGCCCGACGGGAAAAGGTAATCGGAGCTGAAGGCCAGGGTGTGCTCCATCCCGAAGGAGGGGACGAAATCGGAGCGGAAGCGGAAACCGTAGACGGGGCTGTTGTCGAGGCTGGTTTCCACATCCTCGACTTCGACCGTCCCGGGCATGACGCCCCCCACGAACAGGGAGAGATCGGCCGCCGATGCGGGTCCGGCCAGCAGCATCACGGCCGCCAATACCGATACCCCTGTCCATGAGAGTCTGAGCATGATTCCCCTTTCCCGTCGCCCCGGGGGCGGTCGACGCTGCCGTTACCGGTCGGAAACCGGCTCGAGCGCAGCCTGTTTCGTGTCCAGGCCCGACAGCCTCAGCTGCCCGAGCAGGGCGTCGGCGTGCTCGCCGAACCGGGCCATGCGCTCGGCCGCCACCGGTTTCCCCGGAGGGAACGCCACCTTGACCGGGTTGATCGCCTTCCCGTTTTTCCAGACCCGGAAGTCGAGGTGCGGGCCGGTCGATATCCCGGTGGAGCCGACGTTGCCGATGACGTCCCCCTGGCTGACGCGGGCGCCCGTCTTCACCCTGATCCTGGACAGGTGCAGATAGGCGGTCTCGTACCCCCCCGCGTGCCGGATCCGGACCATGTTCCCGTTCCCCCCCTTGCGCCCGGCGAAGGTGACGGTCCCGCTCCCGACGGCCTGCACGGGGGTCCCCGTCGGCGCCGCGTAATCGACCCCGAGGTGCGGGCGCACGATCTTGAGCACCGGGTGGCGCCGGGCCATGGAAAACCTGGAGGTGATGCGGATGACCTTGAGCGGCGCCTTGAGAAAGGAGCGCTTGAGCGCCTTGCCGTCGGGGGCGTAATAGGCGGGCTTGCCGTTTTCATCGTCGTACCGGATCCCGGTAAAGGTCTTGCCCCCGGTCGTCATCGTGGCTGCCAGGATCGGCCCGTTCCGGGAGAACTCCCCGTCGAGGTACTTTTTCTCCACCAGCAGCTCGAATGCGTCCCCCTTCTGGATGTCGGTGTTGAAATCGATGTCCGAACCGAAGATCTCCACCAGTTCCATCGCCAGGTCGACCCCTCCCCCGGCCTCCACCACCGCGGCGAAAAGGGACGACTCGATGGTGCCGTCGATCCGTTCCCGCTCCGTGTCGAACCGGTAGTGCTTCATCACGGGGACGAAGCGCCCCTCCTTCCCGTCCCGGTAGACGGTGAGATAGCGCTCGCTGTCCACCGGGTAGCGGAAATCGTGAAATTCGCCGTTTTCGGTGAAATAGAGCCAGTACAGCTCCTGCGCCCGGACCTTGGCGAGGTTGTACACGGGGCGGGCGGCCTCGATGATCTGGTACACCGTATCGGGCGTGAGCCCCTGGTGCAGCAGGACCTCGTTGACGGTCTGGTTCTTTTCGAAACTCCCGACGATTTCCCTCAGGCGCGGGAGCTCGGGCGCCGCCGGCGTTTCCACCCCGGCCGCGACTTCGGCCGCGCCGCGAAGCTCGTAAAATCCGTGAACGCGCCACAGGGCGACCGACAAGCCCAGGACCAGGAGGAGCGAAATCCATCCCGTCCGGCGACGACCCCCGGCCCGGCGACCCGGCGCCGGATCGGGCAACCCTCGATGGTCCGTCATCAGGCAACATCCCTTCTCTGAAAAAAACCCGGAACCGTCACCCGCTCAAGGCCTGAGTCCGAATTTGCCGCACAGCCGGCGTTCCACGCCCTCGGGGACGAATTCCCCGACGGAACCGCCGTGCTGGGCTATCTCCTTGACCAGCCTGGAACTGAGAAACGAGTAGGACTCCGCCGGTATCATGAACACGGTTTCGACCTGGCCCGAAAGGCGCCGGTTCATCAGGGCCATCTGCAGCTCGTACTCGTAATCGGAGACCGCCCGGATGCCCCGGATGATGACCGAAGCCTCGATCTTTCCGGCAAAATCGACCAGGAGGCCGGAAAAGGCGACGACACTGACGTTGTCGAGCCCCCGGACCGCTTCCTCGAGCATCTCCGCCCGCTCCTTGACCGTAAAGAGAGGGGCTTTCTCCATGTTCTTGAGGATGGCGACGATGACCTTGTCGAAAAGCTTGGCGCTCCTCTGGATGAGGTCGATATGACCGTTGGTCACGGGGTCGAAGGATCCGGGATATACGGCGCGAGTTTCCATAGCGGTCATTCAGGCTCAATTCCAGACAGTCCGGATTATAGAGGCAACCTTTCCGGAAATGCAATACATCGTTCCAGTTCCGCGACAATATCTCCCAGAATCCGCTCCATCTGCGCCGGATCGTCGCAGGTGGTGAGCGCCCCGAGCGATTCCAGCGCCCGGGCCTGTCCACAGGTACTTATCGCCCCATTCCGCACAAAACCCTGCCATTTTCTCACGACCCGTCCAACATGTTCAGCCGTTTCGAGATAGCGTTCGGTGGCCGCGGGGGGAGTCGATCTGCGGCCGGCGGCGGCGGCGACGGCCAGCCGCGTGCGGGCCGACTGCAGCGCCAGCACCAGCTCCGCGTGCGGGGATTTCGAATCGGTCCTGGATGTCACGGCACACCCATATTTTCTGAAATACGCTTTCGTCCGGCGAAACAATAGGAGCGTCGTGCGCCCCTTTACTAACGGTTTCCGGTCGGTTTGAGCCAAAAAATATGCCAGAAGACGCCTCCGCAACGAACCTGCGCTCCTCCCTCGGCGCCCTTTTCGCCCGTAACGGGGAAAAATGGCGCAGGTTCATCATGACCATCGTGAAGAACAGGGAGGACGCCGAGGACGTCCTCCAGGAAGCCATCGGGCGGGTGCTCGCGCGCAACCGCCCGCTGCCGAGCCAGGACCAGGTCAGGATGTATCTCGGCCGCGCCATCGGCAACGCGGCACTCGAATTCTACAACACCCGGATGCGGCAGCGCCGGAAGCAGCTTCCGATACAGGAACAGTTGCTCCGGCCGGCGCACGTGGACGGGCCGGACGCGGCGATGGAGGAACACGAACGCCGGGCCCGGAAGGAATACCTCCTGAAGATCCTCCGCCGGGAGCTCCGCCGGCTGCCGGAAAAACAGGTCCAGGCCATCCGCCTGACCCTCCTCGACAGGCGCGGCCTGTCGATCCGGGATGCCGGCGCCGCCAACGGGATACCCTATTCCACCCTGCGGCACCGGAGCCGGCAGGGGCTGAAGAGGATGCGCCGCAGGCTCGAGCGCGCGCTCGAGGCGCGACCGGCCGGGGACGGGGGGGAAATCAAGGGAGGGCGGGAGCGGGCGGCGCGGCCGCCGCGTAAAAGCTGAGGCAATGGTCCCCCTGCCGCACGAGGCGGGTGCGGGCGAACCCCTCCCCCGATTCGGGAGGGGGGGTCCGGCGCCGGTGTTCCACGATGACGGAGGCGGCTTCCCGGGCCAGCCCCCGGCCGAAAGCCAGCCCCAGCAGGTCCCCGTAGGGGTCCCAGGCGTAGGGGGGGTCGAAATAGAGGATGTCGGCGCGGAATCCCTGCCGGGCCAAGAAGCGCAGGGCGGTAAAGATGTCCTGCTGGAGGATGCGATACCCGGTCGTGACGCCGCACCCGTCCAGGTTACGGCGGATCAGCCGGCAGCCGGCGGGGGATTTCTCGATGAAGACGACTTCGCGCGCCCCCCGGCTGAGCGCCTCGATCCCGATGGCGCCGGTGCCGCCGAAGGCGTCGAGTACCACCGCCCCCGGGAGCACCGGGGCCAGGATGTTGAAGAGGCTCTCCTTGAGCCGGTCCCCGGTCGGGCGGATCTCCAGCCCCTGGGGCCCCGTGAGCCGCCTGCCCCGATATTTTCCCGCAATGACCCGCATGACACCCGCCGACCCGCGCCCGGCGCGGGAAAAGCCGGACCCTCCGGCCGTGAATCCTGAATCATCGGTCAGCGGCCGCCCGCCGTCAACCGCAAATCGCCTTTCAGGTAAGAGCCGGCCCGAAATGCTCCTTCCATTGCTCGCGGATCATGGCGGCGACGCGGCGGCACTCCGCGTCGGGCCGCTCCCTCAGCATCGTGACGAAACCCTCGGCCTCCACCCGGGCGATTTCGAGCGCCCGCCGGTCGCGCAGCAGGTTGGCATAGCGGAAGGCGGGGATGCCCGACTGCCGGGTGCCGATCATCTCCCCCGGCCCCCGCAGCTCGAGGTCGACCTCGGCGATCCTGAAGCCGTCGTTGGTCTCGCAAAGGATGTCCATCCGCCGCCGGGCCTCGGCGCTCCGGCCGACGTCCCCGACCAGGATGCATTCCGACCGGGCCGCCCCGCGCCCGACCCGCCCCCTCAGCTGATGCAGCTGCGCCAACCCGAACCGTTCGGAGTGCTCGATGACCATCAGGGTGGCGTTCGAGACGTCGACCCCCACCTCGACGACCGTGGTCGCGACCAGGATCCGGATCTCCCCCGAGGCGAACGCCCGCATGGTCTCCTCCTTCTCCTCCCCCTTCATCCGGCCGTGCAGCAGCCCGACGCGGTACCCGGGGAAAACCGTGCCGGCGAGCTCCGCCGCCGCTTCGGTCGCGGCGCGCAGGTCGCTCTTCTCGGTCTCCTCGACGAGGGGATAGACCACGTAGGCCTGGTGTCCCGAACGGACGGTCCGGTCGATCGCCTCGAGAGCCCGGGGGCGCTCCTCCCGGTCCAGCCAGACGGTCCGGATCGGCTGGCGGCCGGGGGGCATTTCGTCGATGACCGAAACGTCCAGGTCCCCGTACAGGGTCAGGGCCAGGGAGCGGGGGATGGGGGTCGCCGTCATCACCAGCACGTCCGGCCGCCGCCCCTTCTCCCGGAGCAGGTTCCGCTCCACGACGCCGAACCGGTGCTGCTCGTCGATGACGGCCAGCGCCAGGCGCTGGAATCTCACCGATTCCTGCACCAGGGCGTGGGTGCCGATGGCGATCCGGGTTTCCCCCCGTGCCAGCCGCTCGCGCGCCAGCCGCTTCTCCTTCGACCGGAGGCTCCCCTTGAAGAGGTCGATCCGGTAACCGAGCGGCTCCAGCAGCCGGCGGAAGTAGAAGTAGTGCTGCTCGGCCAGGATCTCCGTCGGCGCCATCACGGCGGCCTGGAACCCGTTCTCCACCGCGATGACGGCCGCCTGGGCCGCCACGATGGTCTTGCCCGAGCCCACGTCCCCCTGCAGGAGCCGGCTCATGGGATGACGCGAGCAGAGATCGGCCGCGATCTCCCCGAGCACCCGTTTCTGGGCCTGGGTGGGATGGAAGGGGAGGATTTTCTTGATCGCCGTCCGGACCCGGTCGTCCAGGCGGATGGACCGCTCTTTCACCTGCCGCACCCGGCCCTCGCGCACCATCCGGACCGCGACCTGGAGCTGGAACAGCTCCTCGAACATCATCCGCTTGTGCGCGGGGGAGGTGCCGGAGTTGTACAGCCCCATCTCCCTCTCCCTCTCCTCGGGACGCCGGGAGGAGAGCACGGGAAAATGGAGCTGACGAATGGCCGCGGCCTTCGGGGGGAGGCGGAGCCTGGCGACCAGCCAGGAGGGGATCCCGTCCGGGATGTCCGCGGGGAGGCCCGAAGCCACCCCGTGGAGGATCTGCCTGAGGGTGCGCGACTTCAGGTCCCCCAGCCTGCGGTAGACCGGCACGACGCGCCCCGAATGGACCCCCTCCCCGTCCTCGTCCAGGACCTCGCACTCCGGGTTCATGAGCACCGGCGCGCCGTGTGCGTAGGGGTCCCGCTTCACCTGGCCGTAGAGCACCAGCCGGACCCCGGGCTGGTACACCCGCCGGAGATACGGCTGGTTGAAGAACTTGACCCGCAGGGTGCCCCGCTGGTCCCGCACCAGCATCTCGAAAACCGAGAATCCAGGGCGGCGGCCCGTGCCCCCCCCGACGCCGCACACTTCCCCCCGTACCAGGACCCATTCCTCCGGCCGGACACCGACGGTGGACCGGAACCGGGTCCGGTCTTCATAGCGGAAGGGGATGTGGTGGAGCAGGTCCCCGGCGGTCCGGATTCCGTGGGCCGCGAGGATTTCGGATCGCCGCGGACCGATCCCCTTGAGAAACTGGACGGGGGTATCCGCGCTTCGGGGACTGCCGGGCTCTGTCGTGTGCATACGTATTCGGTTCAGGCTCCAGCATACCCTCTCCCGGGGGGGGGCGCAAGCGCCCCGAACCCGGGGACCCGAATCGGGCGGGGTGCAGCGGGCGGTTGCATCCGCACGGCGCCATGCTGTATTCTGCAGGCATGAAAAGGCTGAATCGGGCCATCGCCGCGCTGGGACTCTGCGCCGTCCTCCTGGTCGCCCCGGCCTGCGGCAAAAAACAGTTGACCCCCGGCCTGGCCGCGGACCGCATCGCCCGGACCCCCGGGCTGGAGCTCGAGAAGAAAGACGTGGAAGTCGTGAAGGTGACGCAGGTTTCGGGATCCGAAGCCGTTGTCGAAACCGGGCTCCGGGCCGCGTTCCGGATGGAGCGCCGCGACGGGGAATGGACGGCGCGCGAACTCCGCCTGGGACAGGGGGAGTGGGAGACAATCGAGGACCTGGCCCGCGCCCTGGACAGGGTGAAAAGCGAGGAAACC
This region of Acidobacteriota bacterium genomic DNA includes:
- the coaD gene encoding pantetheine-phosphate adenylyltransferase, with amino-acid sequence METRAVYPGSFDPVTNGHIDLIQRSAKLFDKVIVAILKNMEKAPLFTVKERAEMLEEAVRGLDNVSVVAFSGLLVDFAGKIEASVIIRGIRAVSDYEYELQMALMNRRLSGQVETVFMIPAESYSFLSSRLVKEIAQHGGSVGEFVPEGVERRLCGKFGLRP
- the der gene encoding ribosome biogenesis GTPase Der translates to MPMFQVAIVGRPNVGKSTLFNRLCGSRRSIVGDEPGITRDRIYGVARSGGKAVSVLDTGGLIPEAQALIPGGILRQVEAAIRESALVLLVVDGRAGVTPLDEQLLPMLRKTGKPVFTVVNKIDGPELEAYAAPFYAFGTAGVFPVSAEHSRGLGDLVDAVMARAGEGPEEPAAEEEVRIAVVGRPNVGKSSLVNRMLGFERSIVTDIPGTTRDSVDTLVRREGRRYRIVDTAGIRRKGKTEGLAEKISVVMAQKSLRDADVALLLLDAEEGVTKLDAAIGGYALESGCSVIIVLNKWDLVEGKDTHTLETFRASVERRMKYLSFAPIITVSAVTGQRVSKIFDLVDQAGAARKVRVPTGTLNNLFVPDLAEQFSSRNPNMKLGIRYITQARSDPPTFVVFCSGREKLHFSTERYLVNRLREHFGFFAAPVRIQQRTRAPRRQNAKTSQNEQKRSQQKNS
- the recG gene encoding ATP-dependent DNA helicase RecG, which encodes MHTTEPGSPRSADTPVQFLKGIGPRRSEILAAHGIRTAGDLLHHIPFRYEDRTRFRSTVGVRPEEWVLVRGEVCGVGGGTGRRPGFSVFEMLVRDQRGTLRVKFFNQPYLRRVYQPGVRLVLYGQVKRDPYAHGAPVLMNPECEVLDEDGEGVHSGRVVPVYRRLGDLKSRTLRQILHGVASGLPADIPDGIPSWLVARLRLPPKAAAIRQLHFPVLSSRRPEEREREMGLYNSGTSPAHKRMMFEELFQLQVAVRMVREGRVRQVKERSIRLDDRVRTAIKKILPFHPTQAQKRVLGEIAADLCSRHPMSRLLQGDVGSGKTIVAAQAAVIAVENGFQAAVMAPTEILAEQHYFYFRRLLEPLGYRIDLFKGSLRSKEKRLARERLARGETRIAIGTHALVQESVRFQRLALAVIDEQHRFGVVERNLLREKGRRPDVLVMTATPIPRSLALTLYGDLDVSVIDEMPPGRQPIRTVWLDREERPRALEAIDRTVRSGHQAYVVYPLVEETEKSDLRAATEAAAELAGTVFPGYRVGLLHGRMKGEEKEETMRAFASGEIRILVATTVVEVGVDVSNATLMVIEHSERFGLAQLHQLRGRVGRGAARSECILVGDVGRSAEARRRMDILCETNDGFRIAEVDLELRGPGEMIGTRQSGIPAFRYANLLRDRRALEIARVEAEGFVTMLRERPDAECRRVAAMIREQWKEHFGPALT
- the rsmD gene encoding 16S rRNA (guanine(966)-N(2))-methyltransferase RsmD → MRVIAGKYRGRRLTGPQGLEIRPTGDRLKESLFNILAPVLPGAVVLDAFGGTGAIGIEALSRGAREVVFIEKSPAGCRLIRRNLDGCGVTTGYRILQQDIFTALRFLARQGFRADILYFDPPYAWDPYGDLLGLAFGRGLAREAASVIVEHRRRTPPPESGEGFARTRLVRQGDHCLSFYAAAAPPAPALP
- a CDS encoding sigma-70 family RNA polymerase sigma factor encodes the protein MPEDASATNLRSSLGALFARNGEKWRRFIMTIVKNREDAEDVLQEAIGRVLARNRPLPSQDQVRMYLGRAIGNAALEFYNTRMRQRRKQLPIQEQLLRPAHVDGPDAAMEEHERRARKEYLLKILRRELRRLPEKQVQAIRLTLLDRRGLSIRDAGAANGIPYSTLRHRSRQGLKRMRRRLERALEARPAGDGGEIKGGRERAARPPRKS
- a CDS encoding peptidoglycan DD-metalloendopeptidase family protein — its product is MTDHRGLPDPAPGRRAGGRRRTGWISLLLVLGLSVALWRVHGFYELRGAAEVAAGVETPAAPELPRLREIVGSFEKNQTVNEVLLHQGLTPDTVYQIIEAARPVYNLAKVRAQELYWLYFTENGEFHDFRYPVDSERYLTVYRDGKEGRFVPVMKHYRFDTERERIDGTIESSLFAAVVEAGGGVDLAMELVEIFGSDIDFNTDIQKGDAFELLVEKKYLDGEFSRNGPILAATMTTGGKTFTGIRYDDENGKPAYYAPDGKALKRSFLKAPLKVIRITSRFSMARRHPVLKIVRPHLGVDYAAPTGTPVQAVGSGTVTFAGRKGGNGNMVRIRHAGGYETAYLHLSRIRVKTGARVSQGDVIGNVGSTGISTGPHLDFRVWKNGKAINPVKVAFPPGKPVAAERMARFGEHADALLGQLRLSGLDTKQAALEPVSDR